In the Octadecabacter sp. SW4 genome, one interval contains:
- a CDS encoding DUF6691 family protein, which translates to MRLISTYLIGLVFGVGISISGMANPAKVLNFFDFAGTWDPSLGFVMGGAVIVTFIGYRLVLKRQTPAMDTKFHLPSNTTIDAKLIGGSTLFGIGWGMSGFCPGGALPALGTGKIEVFIFVAALLAGIFAAKGLGAVMVNRAATKAH; encoded by the coding sequence ATGCGTCTTATTTCAACCTACCTGATTGGCCTTGTCTTTGGCGTCGGCATTTCCATTTCCGGCATGGCGAACCCAGCCAAAGTCCTGAACTTCTTTGATTTTGCAGGCACTTGGGATCCCAGCCTTGGCTTTGTGATGGGGGGCGCTGTGATCGTCACCTTTATCGGCTACCGGCTGGTGCTGAAACGCCAGACCCCGGCGATGGATACCAAATTCCACTTGCCATCCAACACCACGATTGATGCCAAGCTGATTGGCGGCAGCACGTTGTTCGGGATCGGCTGGGGCATGTCCGGCTTTTGCCCGGGTGGAGCGCTGCCTGCCCTTGGCACGGGCAAGATCGAGGTATTCATTTTCGTCGCCGCATTGCTGGCAGGTATCTTTGCCGCAAAAGGCCTTGGCGCCGTGATGGTCAACCGCGCCGCAACCAAAGCACACTGA
- a CDS encoding MBL fold metallo-hydrolase produces MSNYPIHMDVKPEVEAFFDEATNTISYVVKDPTSNACAVVDSVMDIDYAAGRITYDHADMMIAYIRDKGLDLQWIIETHVHADHLSAAPYIQQQLGGKIGIGDQIMVVQDTFGKVFNEGTEFQRDGSQFDALFKDGDSYQIGNMDAIALYTPGHTPACMVHVMGNAAFTGDTLFMPDGGSARADFPGGDAGTLYDSIQKVLALPDEMRLFMCHDYGPNGRDIAWETTVGDEKAHNIHVGGGKSREEFVKFRTERDAVLDMPRLIIPSLQVNMRAGDIPTDEDGNPMLKVPVNAL; encoded by the coding sequence ATGAGTAACTACCCCATCCATATGGACGTCAAACCCGAGGTCGAAGCCTTTTTCGACGAGGCCACAAACACCATTTCCTATGTCGTCAAGGACCCGACCAGCAATGCCTGCGCCGTCGTCGACAGCGTCATGGACATCGATTACGCGGCAGGGCGCATCACCTATGACCACGCCGACATGATGATCGCCTATATCCGCGACAAGGGTCTTGACCTGCAATGGATCATCGAAACCCACGTCCACGCCGACCACCTGTCGGCTGCGCCCTATATCCAGCAACAGCTGGGCGGCAAGATCGGTATCGGCGACCAGATCATGGTTGTGCAGGACACATTCGGCAAAGTCTTCAACGAAGGCACCGAATTTCAGCGTGACGGCAGCCAGTTCGACGCCCTGTTCAAGGATGGCGACAGCTATCAGATCGGCAATATGGACGCGATCGCGCTCTATACGCCCGGCCACACGCCCGCCTGCATGGTGCATGTGATGGGCAACGCCGCCTTTACCGGCGACACCCTGTTCATGCCCGATGGCGGCTCGGCACGTGCCGATTTCCCCGGTGGTGATGCGGGCACGCTCTATGACAGCATCCAAAAGGTGCTGGCCCTGCCCGACGAGATGCGCCTGTTTATGTGCCACGATTACGGCCCCAACGGCCGCGACATTGCCTGGGAAACCACCGTGGGCGACGAAAAGGCCCATAACATCCACGTGGGCGGCGGCAAATCGCGCGAGGAGTTCGTGAAATTCCGCACCGAGCGTGACGCTGTTCTGGATATGCCACGGCTGATCATCCCCTCGCTGCAAGTGAACATGCGTGCCGGTGACATCCCCACGGACGAAGACGGCAATCCGATGCTCAAAGTGCCTGTCAACGCCCTGTAA
- a CDS encoding nucleoside triphosphate hydrolase, with product MINVTLQVNEIAERIHEMRKDQVRMIVAICGAPASGKSTLAAEVARRLTGQKCSAAVVPMDGFHLDNAILKTRGILARKGAPETFDADGFVHMVKRLRAGGDVAIPVFDRARDIAIAGAEIVPHDCQVILAEGNYLLMDTAPWDQLEPLWDLTVMLDVPMADLRARLIQRWLSHGLSSPAATRRAESNDIPNAQGVIEHSRPADITLNRG from the coding sequence ATGATCAACGTCACCTTGCAGGTCAATGAAATTGCCGAGCGCATCCACGAGATGCGCAAAGATCAAGTCCGTATGATCGTCGCGATATGCGGCGCGCCTGCCAGCGGAAAATCCACCCTCGCAGCCGAGGTCGCGCGCCGTTTGACCGGCCAGAAATGCAGCGCCGCCGTGGTGCCGATGGACGGATTTCATCTGGACAATGCGATTTTGAAGACCCGTGGGATACTGGCGCGCAAGGGCGCCCCAGAGACCTTTGATGCAGACGGATTTGTGCATATGGTCAAACGGTTACGCGCCGGGGGTGATGTTGCCATTCCGGTTTTTGACCGCGCCCGCGACATTGCCATTGCCGGGGCCGAGATTGTGCCGCATGACTGTCAGGTCATTCTGGCCGAGGGCAATTATCTGCTGATGGACACGGCCCCCTGGGACCAGTTGGAACCGCTGTGGGATCTAACGGTGATGCTGGATGTGCCGATGGCCGACCTGCGCGCACGCCTGATCCAGCGCTGGTTGTCACACGGCCTGAGCAGCCCTGCGGCCACACGGCGCGCCGAAAGCAACGATATCCCCAATGCGCAGGGCGTGATTGAACACTCGCGCCCCGCGGATATCACCCTCAACCGGGGCTAG
- a CDS encoding DNA alkylation repair protein, with protein sequence MTPDTALDQLRATANADKASEMARYHKIDRPYLGVANPAIDAYVKDWRAALDAPARVALADGLWRTNIHEARIAAAKLLTQARIRPDDNPAWDLIASWVPDFDAWAVADHASIAGQKRLVWQPDRVQQLEQWTTSDHLWTRRAALVMTLPWTKQNNPKPGEIAIREQVLGWAAGYVDDPEWFIQKAVAWWLRDLSKHDPERVHAFLNQYGARMKPFARKEAGRLLAD encoded by the coding sequence ATGACGCCTGACACCGCCCTTGATCAATTGCGCGCAACTGCCAATGCCGACAAGGCCAGCGAGATGGCGCGCTATCACAAGATTGACCGCCCCTATCTGGGTGTCGCCAACCCGGCGATTGATGCCTATGTCAAGGACTGGCGCGCGGCCTTGGATGCCCCGGCCCGCGTTGCCTTGGCCGATGGGCTGTGGCGCACAAATATTCACGAGGCCCGCATCGCTGCCGCCAAACTGCTGACCCAGGCGCGCATCCGGCCCGATGACAATCCGGCGTGGGATCTGATCGCGTCCTGGGTGCCGGATTTCGATGCCTGGGCCGTGGCTGACCACGCCAGTATCGCCGGGCAGAAACGGCTGGTCTGGCAACCCGATCGGGTGCAGCAGTTGGAGCAGTGGACCACATCTGATCATCTGTGGACGCGGCGCGCGGCGCTTGTGATGACCCTGCCCTGGACCAAGCAGAACAACCCCAAGCCGGGTGAAATTGCCATTCGGGAACAGGTGCTTGGCTGGGCGGCGGGCTATGTGGACGATCCCGAATGGTTCATCCAAAAGGCCGTAGCCTGGTGGTTGCGCGACCTGTCCAAACACGATCCCGAACGGGTGCATGCGTTTCTGAACCAATACGGCGCACGCATGAAACCCTTTGCCCGCAAAGAGGCAGGCCGTCTGCTTGCCGACTGA
- a CDS encoding GNAT family N-acetyltransferase — MTWPAPVTLTGDHVILAPLSQDHAADLARAAADLGPLWYTSIPAPDGMSAEIDRRLSLPDMQPFTVMTPKGTPVGMTTYMHTDALNKRVEIGSTWLGPSVQRTPLNTEAKLLMLGHAFDHLGCIAVEFRTHRLNSQSRRAIERLGAQLDGILRAHMVADNGTIRDTAVYSITAPEWPTIKAHLTHQLTR; from the coding sequence ATGACATGGCCCGCCCCCGTCACCCTGACGGGCGATCATGTGATCCTTGCGCCCTTGTCGCAGGATCACGCCGCTGATCTGGCCCGCGCAGCCGCCGATCTGGGGCCGCTTTGGTATACGTCCATCCCCGCCCCCGACGGCATGTCGGCCGAAATTGACCGCCGCCTGTCCCTGCCCGATATGCAGCCCTTTACGGTGATGACACCCAAGGGCACGCCCGTGGGCATGACGACCTATATGCACACGGATGCGCTGAACAAGCGCGTTGAAATCGGCTCCACATGGCTGGGGCCAAGCGTGCAACGCACGCCGCTCAATACCGAAGCAAAGCTGCTGATGCTGGGCCATGCTTTTGATCATCTGGGCTGTATCGCCGTTGAGTTTCGCACCCATCGCCTGAACAGCCAGTCGCGCCGCGCGATTGAACGTTTGGGCGCGCAACTCGATGGTATCCTGCGTGCGCATATGGTGGCTGACAACGGCACGATCCGCGACACCGCCGTCTATTCGATCACTGCGCCGGAATGGCCCACGATTAAGGCGCATCTGACCCATCAGTTGACCCGATGA
- a CDS encoding Crp/Fnr family transcriptional regulator, translated as MDWISRFIGLASLEAPIRDILTARGVIVAVPKDTVIFGPGKAPENLLLLLEGTVRVQQISDQGREIVLYRVHAGESCVLTTACLLAYEDYSAEGIAETDVQAVAIPRTVFDDLISQSKTFRQFVFSAYSRRITDLFMVIEEVAFHRVDIRLAQRLLELAGKDQVINATHQQMAAELGTAREVISRQLQEFHRRGWVSQTRGAIKVTDVAGLTGLAQSAT; from the coding sequence ATGGACTGGATTTCGCGCTTTATCGGACTTGCATCACTCGAAGCGCCGATCCGTGATATCCTGACCGCGCGGGGCGTGATCGTGGCGGTGCCCAAGGACACGGTGATTTTCGGCCCCGGAAAAGCGCCTGAAAACCTGCTGTTGCTGCTGGAGGGCACGGTGCGGGTGCAGCAAATTTCGGATCAGGGACGCGAGATCGTGCTTTATCGGGTCCATGCCGGCGAAAGCTGCGTGCTGACCACCGCCTGCCTACTGGCCTACGAAGATTACAGTGCCGAAGGGATTGCCGAAACCGATGTGCAGGCCGTTGCAATCCCGCGCACGGTGTTTGACGATCTGATTTCGCAGTCGAAAACCTTTCGCCAGTTTGTCTTTTCCGCCTATTCGCGCCGGATCACCGACCTGTTCATGGTGATCGAGGAGGTCGCCTTTCATCGCGTCGATATCCGGCTGGCCCAGCGCCTGCTGGAACTGGCGGGCAAGGATCAGGTGATCAACGCCACCCACCAACAGATGGCGGCCGAGCTTGGCACCGCGCGCGAGGTCATCTCGCGCCAGTTACAGGAATTTCACCGTCGCGGCTGGGTCAGCCAGACCCGCGGCGCGATCAAGGTCACGGATGTGGCGGGGCTGACGGGCCTTGCACAAAGCGCCACTTGA
- a CDS encoding YeeE/YedE family protein produces the protein MTDFTPYQSLFGGGLIGLASVLLMLTLGRIFGATGIFEGFMQPNNRQDWAWRAAILAGMVTGPLVYLLFTGEMPAVEVPINTTTMIVGGFIVGMGVTWGSGCTSGHGVCGMARLSRRSIAATTTFMIATAITVYVIRHVIGG, from the coding sequence ATGACAGACTTTACACCATATCAATCCCTGTTCGGAGGCGGGCTGATCGGCCTTGCTTCGGTCCTGCTGATGCTGACCCTTGGGCGCATCTTTGGCGCCACAGGGATTTTTGAAGGGTTCATGCAACCCAACAACCGCCAGGACTGGGCCTGGCGCGCCGCCATTCTGGCCGGCATGGTCACCGGCCCGCTGGTCTATCTGCTGTTTACCGGCGAAATGCCAGCGGTCGAGGTGCCGATCAACACCACCACAATGATCGTCGGCGGTTTTATCGTCGGTATGGGCGTCACCTGGGGATCGGGCTGCACCTCGGGTCACGGGGTGTGCGGCATGGCCCGCCTGTCGCGCCGTTCCATCGCCGCCACGACAACGTTCATGATTGCCACCGCAATCACTGTCTATGTCATTCGCCACGTGATCGGAGGATAA
- a CDS encoding TRAP transporter substrate-binding protein, which produces MILSRRALLGSTLAATLLAGAAVAQEVTLRLHQFLPATSVVPAEILDVWADKVEADSDGRIEIQRFPSMQLGGTPPQLYDQAVDGVADIIWTVAGYTPGRFPRAEVVELPFMMTNAEATSRALWELAESYMLDDDFADVKVLALWVHGPGVLHTNRPITEIADLDGLKLRAPSRTTTMLFQALGATAVGMPVPAVPEALSKGVIDGAALPWEVTEALRVHELVDNHTEFGDASIYTLAFVFAMNLDAYNALPDDLKAVIDANSGLEFSAFAGRTHQAFDAPVRQVAVDRGNNIITLSPEQVEEWRAAAAPTVDTWIAEMDARGIDGAALVDEARALIAENTDAQ; this is translated from the coding sequence ATGATCCTGTCCCGTCGCGCCCTGTTGGGCAGCACCCTTGCCGCAACCCTTTTGGCCGGTGCGGCCGTGGCGCAAGAGGTCACGCTGCGCCTGCACCAGTTCCTGCCCGCCACATCCGTCGTGCCAGCCGAAATTCTGGACGTCTGGGCCGACAAGGTCGAGGCCGATAGCGACGGGCGCATCGAAATCCAGCGTTTCCCGTCCATGCAGCTGGGCGGCACGCCGCCGCAGCTTTATGATCAGGCCGTTGATGGTGTCGCCGATATCATCTGGACCGTCGCTGGTTATACGCCAGGCCGTTTCCCCCGTGCCGAGGTGGTGGAACTGCCCTTCATGATGACCAACGCCGAGGCCACATCGCGCGCGCTTTGGGAACTGGCCGAAAGCTACATGCTCGATGACGATTTTGCCGATGTCAAAGTGCTCGCGCTATGGGTCCACGGGCCGGGCGTGCTGCATACCAACCGTCCCATTACCGAAATCGCCGATCTGGACGGGCTGAAACTGCGCGCGCCCTCGCGCACCACGACGATGCTGTTTCAGGCGCTGGGCGCGACGGCTGTGGGCATGCCCGTGCCTGCCGTCCCCGAGGCCCTGTCCAAAGGCGTGATCGACGGTGCGGCCCTGCCTTGGGAAGTGACCGAAGCCCTGCGTGTGCACGAGCTAGTCGACAACCATACCGAATTCGGCGATGCGTCCATTTACACGCTGGCCTTTGTTTTTGCAATGAATCTGGATGCCTACAATGCGCTCCCTGACGACCTCAAGGCGGTGATCGACGCCAATTCGGGGCTTGAATTTTCCGCCTTTGCCGGGCGCACCCATCAGGCGTTTGATGCGCCCGTGCGCCAGGTCGCGGTCGACCGGGGCAACAATATCATCACGCTCTCGCCGGAACAGGTAGAGGAATGGCGCGCCGCTGCGGCCCCGACCGTGGACACATGGATCGCCGAAATGGACGCGCGCGGTATCGATGGCGCGGCACTGGTCGACGAGGCGCGCGCGCTGATCGCCGAAAACACGGACGCGCAATAG
- a CDS encoding TRAP transporter large permease translates to MSALELAAWSFPVFLAMIALRAPIGLAMLICGLGGTILITGTPNMVLARLKGDTYTTFANYDLTVVPFFLLMGQFASHSGMSAALFRAAAAFLGHRKGGVAMAAVGACGGFGAICGSSLATAATMGRVALPELRRYGYEGGFASAALAAGGTLGILIPPSVILVIYATLTQQNIAELFVAAVVPGIIAALGYMVVIAIYVRLVPNSAGARPALPWPERLRALADVWPVLLVFALVVGGIYRGWFTPTDGAAIGALATGGIAAVTGRLGWVGLRQCLIATGKQTAMIFFIILGAAFYRGFLALAQVPQELTDLVASYAFAPMTVLIIVLVFYLIMGCLMDSLSMILLTVPIFWPVISGLEFGLPPDDLAIWFGILVLIVVEVGLITPPVGLNLFVIHKIDGKTPMGRTFRAVLPFVASDVVRVALLVTFPAITLFAIS, encoded by the coding sequence ATGAGCGCGCTTGAACTTGCCGCGTGGTCCTTTCCCGTCTTTCTGGCGATGATCGCCCTGCGCGCGCCGATCGGGCTGGCGATGCTGATTTGCGGGCTGGGTGGCACGATCCTGATCACGGGAACGCCCAATATGGTGCTGGCCCGCCTCAAGGGCGACACCTATACGACATTCGCCAATTACGACCTGACCGTGGTGCCGTTCTTTTTGCTGATGGGGCAATTTGCATCCCATTCGGGGATGTCGGCGGCCCTGTTCCGCGCGGCGGCAGCGTTTCTGGGCCACCGCAAGGGCGGGGTGGCGATGGCGGCTGTGGGGGCCTGCGGCGGGTTCGGAGCGATCTGCGGGTCGTCGCTGGCGACCGCGGCCACGATGGGGCGTGTGGCCCTGCCGGAACTGCGTCGCTATGGCTATGAAGGGGGATTTGCGTCAGCGGCCCTGGCGGCAGGCGGCACCCTGGGTATCCTGATCCCGCCATCGGTGATCCTGGTGATCTATGCCACACTGACCCAACAAAATATCGCCGAACTGTTCGTCGCTGCCGTGGTGCCGGGGATCATCGCGGCGCTTGGCTATATGGTGGTGATCGCGATCTACGTGCGCTTGGTGCCAAACAGCGCCGGTGCGCGCCCAGCCCTGCCGTGGCCCGAACGCTTGCGCGCGCTGGCCGATGTCTGGCCGGTGTTGCTGGTGTTTGCGCTGGTCGTTGGTGGTATCTATCGTGGCTGGTTCACGCCCACCGATGGCGCGGCGATTGGCGCACTGGCCACGGGGGGGATTGCCGCCGTGACAGGACGGCTGGGCTGGGTTGGCCTGCGTCAATGCCTGATTGCCACGGGCAAACAGACGGCGATGATTTTCTTTATCATTCTGGGGGCCGCCTTCTATCGCGGCTTCCTTGCATTGGCGCAGGTGCCGCAGGAATTGACCGACCTTGTGGCAAGCTATGCCTTTGCGCCGATGACCGTGCTGATCATCGTGCTGGTGTTCTACCTGATCATGGGCTGCCTGATGGACAGCCTGTCGATGATCTTGCTGACCGTCCCTATTTTCTGGCCTGTGATCAGCGGGTTGGAGTTTGGCCTTCCACCCGATGACCTGGCGATCTGGTTCGGGATTCTGGTGCTGATTGTCGTCGAGGTCGGGCTGATCACGCCGCCTGTGGGCCTTAACTTGTTCGTCATTCACAAGATCGACGGGAAAACGCCGATGGGGCGCACGTTTCGCGCCGTGCTGCCGTTTGTGGCGTCAGATGTGGTGCGCGTGGCGCTGTTGGTGACCTTTCCGGCGATCACGCTTTTCGCGATTTCCTAG
- the glmU gene encoding bifunctional UDP-N-acetylglucosamine diphosphorylase/glucosamine-1-phosphate N-acetyltransferase GlmU yields the protein MATALIILAAGMGTRMNSDLPKVLHQIAGAPMLIHAMKSGASLEPERTVIVAGHGAEAVGKAAQGWDDRAEVVLQAEQLGTGHGVAQAQSALADFSGDAIVLYGDTPFIRPETLTAMAAARQFHDVVVLGFQAADPGRYGRLVTAGEALEKIVEYKDATDKERAITLCNSGVIAADAATLFDLVAAVKNDNAAGEYYLTDIVDIARARGLSATVVRCEEAETMGINSRAELAVAEGAFQAARRAEVLADGVTLQAPDTVYFAHDTVVGRDAVIEPNVVFGPHVTIESGATIRAFSHLEGCHVSRGAVVGPYARLRPGAELAENVRIGNFVEVKNAQIAEGAKVNHLSYIGDATVGAATNIGAGTITCNYDGVFKHRTVIGERVFVGSNTMLVAPVSLGDDSMTASGSVITRDVPAAALALSRAPQEVKPGLAKRMFEKLKSKRAKSAKGA from the coding sequence ATGGCAACGGCACTGATAATCCTCGCGGCGGGCATGGGCACGCGCATGAACAGCGATTTGCCCAAGGTGCTGCACCAGATTGCCGGCGCGCCGATGCTGATCCATGCGATGAAATCGGGCGCGAGCCTTGAACCCGAACGCACCGTCATCGTCGCGGGCCACGGCGCCGAGGCAGTGGGCAAAGCCGCGCAGGGATGGGACGACCGCGCCGAAGTGGTCTTGCAGGCCGAACAGTTGGGCACGGGGCATGGCGTGGCACAGGCGCAAAGCGCACTGGCCGATTTCAGCGGCGACGCGATTGTCCTTTATGGTGATACGCCGTTCATCCGCCCCGAAACGCTCACCGCGATGGCCGCCGCGCGACAGTTTCACGATGTTGTCGTGCTGGGGTTTCAGGCCGCTGATCCGGGGCGTTACGGGCGGCTTGTGACGGCAGGCGAAGCGCTGGAAAAGATTGTAGAATACAAAGATGCGACAGATAAAGAACGCGCCATAACCCTTTGTAACAGCGGCGTTATCGCGGCAGATGCGGCGACGTTGTTTGATCTGGTTGCGGCCGTCAAGAACGACAATGCCGCCGGTGAATACTACCTGACAGATATCGTCGACATCGCCCGTGCACGCGGGTTGTCCGCCACGGTCGTGCGCTGCGAAGAAGCCGAAACGATGGGGATCAATTCGCGCGCCGAACTGGCTGTAGCCGAGGGCGCATTTCAGGCCGCACGCCGCGCCGAAGTGCTGGCAGATGGCGTGACATTGCAGGCCCCGGACACCGTCTATTTCGCCCATGACACCGTGGTCGGGCGTGACGCGGTGATTGAACCCAATGTGGTATTCGGCCCCCATGTCACGATCGAAAGCGGCGCCACGATCCGCGCCTTTTCCCACCTTGAGGGCTGCCATGTGAGCCGCGGTGCGGTGGTTGGCCCCTATGCACGCCTGCGCCCGGGCGCCGAACTGGCCGAAAACGTCAGGATCGGCAATTTTGTCGAGGTGAAGAATGCGCAGATTGCCGAAGGGGCCAAGGTTAACCACCTGTCCTATATCGGCGATGCGACCGTGGGCGCTGCGACGAACATCGGCGCGGGCACGATCACCTGCAACTATGACGGCGTGTTCAAGCACCGCACCGTGATAGGCGAACGGGTGTTCGTCGGCTCCAACACGATGCTGGTCGCCCCGGTCAGTTTGGGCGACGATTCCATGACCGCCAGCGGCTCCGTCATCACCCGCGACGTCCCCGCCGCGGCCCTGGCCCTGTCGCGCGCGCCGCAAGAGGTAAAACCGGGTCTCGCCAAGCGAATGTTCGAAAAGTTAAAATCCAAACGGGCAAAATCGGCGAAGGGAGCCTAA
- the glmS gene encoding glutamine--fructose-6-phosphate transaminase (isomerizing) — protein sequence MCGIVGVLGNHEAGPILVEALKRLEYRGYDSAGIATVQDGRLDRRRAVGKLVNLQDALVYDPLTGKSGIGHTRWATHGAPNVNNAHPHQAGKVAVVHNGIIENFRDLREELAKKGITHSTDTDTETIALLAQSFIDQGLAPRDAAEQTIARLEGAYALCFLFDGEDDLLIAARKGSPLAIGHGDGEMFVGSDAIALAPMTDRITYLDEGDWAIVTRNSVEIRDAAGKLANRDMRVIQIDTAMIDKGGHKHFMAKEIAEQPTVLTGALGHYLAEDGRITLPEPGLDFTQIDRLTMVACGTAFYACLTAKYWFEQLAGLPVEVDVASEFRYREPPITKGTVALFVSQSGETADTLAALRYCAGKAEQIVSVVNVPESSIARESDLPLPILAGTEIGVASTKAFTCQLTVLAMMAIKAATDRGRINSETAAQMSTNLRAMPGLMNAALGIEGRSQTVSRKLAEARDILFLGRGPMYPLALEGALKLKEISYIHAEAYASGELKHGPIALVDEHVPVIVMAPRDALFDKTISNMQEVMARGGKVLLITDKKGAEEAGDGVWETIIMPEVDPFLAPILYAIPAQLLAYHTAVAKGTDVDQPRNLAKSVTVE from the coding sequence ATGTGTGGTATTGTAGGTGTCTTGGGTAATCACGAAGCTGGCCCCATTCTGGTTGAGGCTCTCAAGCGGCTGGAATATCGCGGCTATGACAGCGCCGGGATCGCCACGGTGCAGGACGGACGGCTTGATCGTCGCCGCGCTGTCGGCAAACTGGTCAATCTGCAGGATGCGCTGGTGTATGACCCGCTGACCGGCAAGTCCGGCATCGGCCACACCCGCTGGGCCACCCACGGCGCGCCCAACGTCAACAATGCCCACCCGCATCAGGCCGGCAAAGTCGCGGTGGTCCACAACGGAATCATCGAAAATTTCCGCGATTTGCGCGAAGAACTGGCGAAAAAGGGCATCACCCACAGCACCGATACCGACACTGAAACGATCGCACTGCTGGCACAATCCTTTATAGATCAGGGGCTTGCGCCGCGCGATGCGGCAGAACAAACCATCGCCCGACTGGAAGGGGCCTATGCGCTGTGTTTCCTGTTTGACGGCGAAGACGACCTGCTGATTGCGGCACGCAAAGGCTCCCCACTGGCAATCGGGCACGGCGATGGCGAGATGTTCGTTGGCTCGGATGCCATCGCGCTGGCGCCGATGACGGACCGGATTACCTACCTTGACGAGGGCGATTGGGCCATCGTCACCCGCAATTCCGTCGAAATTCGCGACGCTGCGGGGAAACTGGCGAACCGCGATATGCGTGTGATCCAGATTGACACGGCGATGATCGACAAGGGCGGCCACAAACACTTCATGGCCAAGGAAATCGCCGAACAGCCGACCGTATTGACCGGTGCGCTGGGGCATTATCTGGCCGAGGATGGCCGCATCACCCTGCCCGAACCGGGGCTTGATTTCACCCAGATTGACCGCCTGACGATGGTGGCATGCGGCACCGCCTTCTACGCTTGCCTGACGGCGAAATACTGGTTTGAACAGCTTGCCGGACTGCCTGTCGAGGTCGATGTGGCATCCGAATTCCGCTACCGCGAACCGCCCATCACCAAAGGCACGGTGGCATTGTTCGTCAGCCAATCGGGTGAAACGGCCGATACGCTCGCGGCACTGCGCTATTGCGCGGGCAAAGCGGAACAGATCGTCAGCGTCGTCAATGTCCCTGAAAGTTCGATCGCGCGGGAAAGCGATTTGCCCCTTCCCATTCTGGCCGGCACCGAAATCGGCGTCGCCTCGACCAAGGCGTTTACCTGCCAGTTGACGGTGCTGGCGATGATGGCGATCAAGGCCGCGACCGACCGTGGCCGGATCAATTCAGAAACAGCCGCGCAGATGTCCACGAACCTGCGCGCAATGCCCGGTCTGATGAACGCCGCCCTTGGGATCGAGGGACGTAGCCAGACCGTTTCGCGCAAGCTGGCCGAGGCCCGTGATATCCTGTTTCTGGGCCGTGGGCCGATGTATCCGCTGGCCTTGGAAGGTGCACTAAAGCTGAAAGAAATCAGTTATATACACGCCGAAGCTTATGCATCAGGTGAACTTAAACATGGCCCCATCGCGCTGGTCGATGAACATGTGCCGGTGATCGTCATGGCCCCGCGTGACGCGCTTTTCGACAAGACCATCAGCAACATGCAAGAGGTCATGGCACGCGGTGGGAAGGTCTTGTTGATCACCGACAAAAAGGGCGCCGAGGAAGCCGGTGATGGCGTTTGGGAAACCATCATCATGCCCGAGGTTGATCCCTTTCTTGCGCCAATCCTTTATGCGATCCCTGCGCAATTGCTGGCCTATCACACGGCTGTCGCCAAGGGCACGGACGTCGATCAGCCCCGCAATCTGGCCAAATCGGTGACCGTCGAATGA
- a CDS encoding TRAP transporter small permease subunit: protein MLHRFMMTLATGMALLGGVVLLGLIAIVGISVLGLQVNGFGHLAWVETTAPRFAAWLLGTGVGPLTGDYELVAAGAAFAVFAFLPICQITGGHATVDLLADRFSQPVRRALTAFWEVVLAAALILIAARLTVGTLDKLGNGETSYLIQFPLWWSYAASSVAAWVAALVGIYCAGWRIAQVRG from the coding sequence ATGCTGCATCGGTTCATGATGACCTTGGCTACGGGTATGGCCCTGCTTGGCGGGGTCGTGCTGCTGGGGCTGATCGCGATTGTCGGCATTTCGGTGCTGGGGTTGCAGGTGAACGGATTTGGCCATCTGGCATGGGTCGAAACCACCGCACCGCGCTTTGCGGCCTGGTTGCTGGGCACTGGTGTTGGCCCGCTGACAGGGGATTACGAACTTGTCGCGGCAGGTGCGGCATTCGCGGTCTTCGCCTTTTTGCCGATCTGTCAGATCACCGGCGGGCACGCCACGGTCGATCTTCTGGCGGACCGGTTTTCGCAGCCCGTGCGCCGCGCCCTCACGGCTTTCTGGGAGGTGGTGCTGGCAGCCGCCCTGATCCTGATCGCGGCGCGGCTGACGGTTGGCACTCTTGATAAACTGGGCAACGGCGAAACCAGCTATCTCATTCAGTTTCCGTTGTGGTGGTCATATGCGGCCAGCAGTGTCGCTGCGTGGGTCGCCGCCCTCGTGGGCATATACTGCGCAGGCTGGCGGATCGCGCAGGTGCGGGGATGA